A region of the Exiguobacterium aurantiacum DSM 6208 genome:
CCGCAAAATGTGTCGTCGATAGCCGGTCGGAATGTGACACGAGCGTGACGCTCGGCGGGTTCACGTTCCGCCTTCCGGTCGTTCCAGCAAACATGCAGACGATCGTCGATGAGAACGTGGCGTTGTCGCTCGCAGAGAACGGCTATTTCTATATCATGCATCGTTTCAACCCAGACTCTCGGCTTCGCTTCATCGAAGACATGCACGGACGCGGTCTTTACGCCTCGATCAGCGTCGGTGTGAAAGAGGACGAGTATCGATTCATCGAGATGCTCGCTCAATCCGGTCATACGCCAGAGTTCATCACGATCGATATCGCCCACGGGCATTCGAACGCGGTCATCCGGATGATTCAGCATATTAAACACCATCTGCCACAATCGTTCGTCATCGCCGGGAACGTCGGGACGCCGGAAGCGGTTCGCGAACTCGAGCATGCAGGGGCCGACGCGACGAAAGTCGGGATTGGGCCAGGAAAAGTATGCATCACGAAAATCAAGACCGGTTTCGGGACGGGCGGGTGGCAACTCGCCGCCCTCCGCTGGTGCGCCAAGGCGGCAACAAAGCCGATCATTGCGGATGGGGGCATTCGCACGCATGGGGACATCGCCAAATCGATTCGCTTCGGCGCCTCGATGGTCATGATCGGTTCACTGTTCGCCGGTCACGACGAATCTCCGGGAGAGACGTTTGAGCAGGACGGGAAGCTGCTTAAAGAGTATTTCGGATCGGCATCTGAATTCCAAAAAGGGGAACGGAAGAACGTCGAAGGCAAGAAAGTGTTCGTGGAGCATAAAGGGGCGCTTCAGGACACGTTGACCGAGATGGAG
Encoded here:
- the guaC gene encoding GMP reductase, translating into MDKVFDYEDIQLIPAKCVVDSRSECDTSVTLGGFTFRLPVVPANMQTIVDENVALSLAENGYFYIMHRFNPDSRLRFIEDMHGRGLYASISVGVKEDEYRFIEMLAQSGHTPEFITIDIAHGHSNAVIRMIQHIKHHLPQSFVIAGNVGTPEAVRELEHAGADATKVGIGPGKVCITKIKTGFGTGGWQLAALRWCAKAATKPIIADGGIRTHGDIAKSIRFGASMVMIGSLFAGHDESPGETFEQDGKLLKEYFGSASEFQKGERKNVEGKKVFVEHKGALQDTLTEMEQDLQSAISYSGGDNLDALRTVDYVMVKNSIFNGDKVY